The Equus quagga isolate Etosha38 chromosome 12, UCLA_HA_Equagga_1.0, whole genome shotgun sequence genome includes a region encoding these proteins:
- the ITIH2 gene encoding inter-alpha-trypsin inhibitor heavy chain H2 has product MKRLTCFLIWFFVSEALGFEIPTNDLPEFAEYGDLVELTPRKFQFVPENRRYQRSVSGESGERLEDVDQVTLHSYKVQSTITSRTANTVIQTKVVNNSPQPQNVVFDVQIPKGAFISNFSMTVDGTTFTSSIKEKSVGRALYSQARAKGKTAGLVRSRALDMEDFKTEVNILPGAKVQFELHYQEVKWRKLGSYEHRLHLQPGRLAKHLEVDVWIIEPQGLRFVHVPDTFDGHFDGVPVISKGPQKAHVSFKPTVAQQRKCSNCLETAVDGELVVLYDVNREEKAGELEVFNGYFVHFFAPDNMDPIPKNILFVIDVSGSMWGIKMKQTVEAMKTILDDLRTEDQFSVVDFNHNVRTWRNDLVSATTTQVADAKKYIEKIQPSGGTNINEALLRAIFILNEANNLGLLDPNSVSLIILVSDGDPTVGELKLSKIQKNVKQNIQDNISLFSLGIGFDVDYDFLKRLSNENRGIAHRIYGNQDTSSQLKKFYNQVSTPLLRNIQFNYPHTSVTDVTQNSFPNYFGGSEIVVAGKFHPEKLEQLQGIITATSANTELVLETLAEMDDLEDFLSKDKHADPDFTKKLWAYLTINQLLAERSLAPTAAAKRKITKTILQMSLDHHIVTPLTSMVIENEAGDERMLADSPPQDHSCCSGALYYGSKVAPGSIPSWVNPSPTPMIPLPVKGAQVLESTPPPHVMRVENDPHFIIYLPKSQENICFNIDSEPGKILSLVSDPESGILVNGQLIGAKKPKNEKLSTYFGKLGFYFQSEDMKIEISTETITLSWGSRASTLSWADTARVINQRVLVSVKKEKTVTVTLDKKMSFSVLLHRVWKKHPINVDFLGIYIPPTNKFSPNVHGLIGQFMNEPKIHIFNERLGKDLKKPEASMEVKGHKLIVTRGLQKDYRTDIVFGTDVPCWFVHDSGKGFIDGHYKDYFVPQLYSFLKRA; this is encoded by the exons GAAGATGTCGATCAAGTAACGCTTCATAGCTACAAAGTCCAATCCACGATTACTTCTCGAACGGCCAACACCGTCATCCAGACCAAGGTGGTGAACAACTCTCCACAGCCTCAGAATGTAGTCTTTGATGTTCAGATTCCCAAAGGAGCCTTCATCTCCAACTTCTCCAT GACTGTCGATGGCACAACATTCACGAGTTCCATTAAAGAGAAGAGTGTGGGCCGAGCGCTTTACTCACAGGCCAGAGCGAAAGGCAAAACCGCTGGATTGGTGAG GAGCAGGGCTCTTGATATGGAGGACTTCAAAACCGAAGTCAACATCCTCCCTGGAGCAAAGGTGCAGTTCGAACTTCATTACCAGGAAGTGAAGTGGAGGAAGCTGGGATCCTATGAACACAGGCTTCATCTGCAGCCTGGACGGCTGGCCAAACACCTGGAG GTAGACGTGTGGATTATTGAACCTCAGGGACTGAGATTTGTTCATGTTCCTGACACATTTGATGGCCATTTTGACGGTGTTCCAGTCATATCTAAAGGACCCCAGAAG GCACATGTCTCCTTCAAGCCCACGGtagcacagcaaagaaaatgctCCAACTGCTTGGAGACTGCGGTAGATGGAGAGCTGGTGGTGCTGTATGACgtgaacagagaagagaaagccgGGGAACTTGAG gtttttaatGGATATTTCGTCCACTTTTTTGCTCCTGACAACATGGACCCAATTCCCAAAAACATCCTCTTTGTCATCGATGTTAGTGGCTCAATGTggggaataaaaatgaaacaa ACAGTGGAAGCAATGAAGACCATATTGGATGACCTAAGAACTGAAGACCAGTTCTCTGTGGTTGACTTCAACCACAATGTGCGAACCTGGAGAAATGATTTAGTCTCAGCTACCACAACACAGGTTGCAGATGCCAAAAAGTACATTGAGAAAATCCAGCCCAGTGGAG GCACAAACATCAACGAAGCGCTCCTGCGGGCCATCTTTATTTTGAACGAAGCCAACAACTTGGGATTGTTGGACCCCAACTCAGTCTCCCTGATAATTTTGGTTTCTGACGGCGATCCCACAGTAG GTGAACTGAAGTTgtcaaaaattcagaaaaatgtgAAGCAGAACATCCAAGACAACATCTCCTTGTTCAGCTTGGGGATAGGATTTGATGTAGATTATGATTTTTTGAAGCGACTATCCAATGAAAACCGCGGAATTGCTCATAGGATTTATGGAAACCAGGACACTTCTTCCCAGCTCAAG AAATTCTACAACCAGGTCTCTACTCCATTGCTCCGGAACATTCAGTTCAACTATCCCCATACGTCAGTAACGGATGTCACTCAAAATAGTTTCCCTAACTATTTTGGAGGCTCGGAGATTGTGGTGGCAGGAAAATTTCACCCTGAGAAATTGGAGCAATTACAGGGCATTATCACTGCGACTTCG GCTAACACAGAGTTAGTCTTAGAAACCCTGGCCGAAATGGACGACTTGGAGGATTTCCTATCAAAAGACAAGCATGCAGATCCTGATTTCACCAAGAAATTGTGGGCCTATCTGACAATCAACCAACTTCTAGCTGAGCG AAGCCTGGCTCCTACAGCAGCTgccaaaaggaaaattacaaaaacaatccTGCAAATGTCTCTGGACCACCACATAGTGACGCCCCTTACCTCAATGGTGATTGAGAACGAGGCCGGGGATGAGCGGATGCTGGCTGACTCCCCTCCGCAGGATCATTCTTGCTGCTCAG GTGCCCTGTATTATGGCAGCAAAGTTGCTCCAGGTTCCATCCCATCTTGGGTCAACCCTTCACCAACGCCAATGATCCCATTGCCTGTGAAAGGAGCTCAAGTGCTGGAGTCAACTCCTCCTCCACATGTGATGAGAG TTGAAAACGACCCACACTTCATCATTTACCTGCCCAAAAGCCAAGAGAATATTTGTTTCAATATTGACTCAGAACCTGGAAAAATCCTCAGTCTTGTTTCTGATCCAGAATcag gGATTTTGGTCAATGGACAGCTCATTGGTGCCAAGAAGCCCAAGAATGAAAAACTAAGCACCTATTTTGGGAAACTGGGATTTTATTTCCAAAGCGAggatatgaaaatagaaatcagcaCTGAGACCATCACCCTGAGCTGGGGCTCTCGTGCGTCCACCTTGTCCTGGGCTGACACCGCTCGTGTCATTAATCAAAG GGTGCTTGTCTcagtgaagaaagagaaaactgtgaCTGTCACCCTGGATAAAAAGATGTCCTTCTCTGTCTTACTTCATCGCGTTTGGAAGAAGCATCCAATCAACGTAGACTTTTTGGGGATCTACATTCCCCCCACAAACAAATTTTCGCCCAATGTACATGGACTAATAG GCCAGTTCATGAATGAGCCAAAGATACACATCTTCAATGAGCGACTTGGAAAGGACCTCAAGAAGCCAGAGGCAAGCATGGAGGTGAAAGGACATAAGCTGATTGTCACCAG AGGCCTCCAGAAAGACTACCGAACGGATATAGTGTTTGGAACAGATGTTCCCTGTTGGTTTGTGCACGACAGTGGGAAAGGTTTCATCGATGGACATTACAAGGATTACTTTGTGCCTCAGCTCTATAGCTTTCTCAAACGGGCTTAA